The window GCTCTGTCTGACTTCAAAAGCGATTGTAGAGGACGTCCTGTTGAAGTCGTGATTGGCGCGGGCGAGAGCGTCATCCAGTGGCTGCTGTTGCCCCGCCTTGAGGAACTCCGCCGGCGATTGCCCAATGTTCGGCTCAAGTTTCTGAACCTCCCTACTACCGAAGCGGTGAAGCGGCTCGGAGATGGAACGATCGATTTCGCCCTGGTGCGCAAGGACGCCGCCACCCGTCCGCTTCAGACCACATCCCTTGGGGAGATAACGTACCGCCTGTTTCTTCCTCCGGGTTTGCGCGTGGCCGCAGGACCTGAAGTCAACGTCAAGGCACTCCGAGGAATTCCTCTGGCAACTCTTGAAGGCGAAGGAAGCTTTCGCACCGAGCTCAACGCTTTGGCGAAGAAGGCAGGAATAACGTTCAACCTTCAGGTCGAGTGTTCGTCCTTCCCGCTGCTTGCGCGGTTCGTCGCCAGAGGAAATGTGGCCGCCATCCTTCCGAATATCGCCGAAGAAGATTTGCTCGAGGCGGGAGTCAATGCTGTCGCGCTCCCCTTCTTGAAGCGTTTCTCACGTCCAATGTGTCTGGCGACCAATGCGCGGTTGATCCGCATCCGGCCGGTACTTGGCCAAGTCGCTGCTGTGTTGTCGCAGTTATGCCGTTTCTGACGGCTGTGGAGTCCGGATTGCCGGTCACAGTCAACGCCTCACTTTCAAATGGCTCACCGCATACCAGCCTTCCGCGTCGCGTCCGTCGATGGCCAGGCGCACGGCGGGCGTGTGCGTTGCCGGGTCCACGAGGCCGAGGGACAATTCCTATTCGCCAGGCTCAGTTCCGGCCGGGACTTGGACAGCCGATTCGGTGGTTCGCGGGCCGGGCAGCCAGCCGCGAATGGAATTCTCAGAAACGAACGTGAGGAGCCGGGTGGTGGACCCGCCGCGCTTCGTCAGGCGAAAGGCGACGCGATAATCGCGGTAGGGCGGCGCGACACCGATGTTTTCCCAAGTGACAGTGAGCGGAAGTTCGTCCCCGACGCGCACGGTGGCGAGGTGTTCGAGGCTTCGTACGACCAGACGATAACCCAACCGTCGTAGAAATTTCTCAATCTCCGGCCGCGCGCCTTCAGGGATGGGCGCCGACTTGTTGTTCACGTAACTGGCATGACAGCGCAAGGCGTAGTCGAAGATGTAACTGATGTCCCAACCTTCCTGCTTCCATTTGCGCATATCCCAACAACTCTCGAAAGCCACGGGCGCGGTCTTCTAGGCCTCCTGCGCCCCGGTCTTGGCCAACTGTTGCAGATAAAAATGGTCCATGTGATTCCAGGTCTTGGAAAATCCACCCATGTCCCCCAGGCAATCCGCGCGCCACCCCAGCCTGTCCTTCACCGTGCGCTTCATTCCCTTTTCTCTGTATTGGCCGGAGCCGGTGCACATGATCCGGAAGGCGAACTTTTGGCCGGCGCGCCGG of the Verrucomicrobiota bacterium genome contains:
- a CDS encoding LysR family transcriptional regulator produces the protein MFSELLSESGLSLDRLESFCRVAQAGGVTKAAKGDPARQSLFSRQIKELEEFFGTDLIRRKGRGIALTEYGARLHTIACDCFAALSDFKSDCRGRPVEVVIGAGESVIQWLLLPRLEELRRRLPNVRLKFLNLPTTEAVKRLGDGTIDFALVRKDAATRPLQTTSLGEITYRLFLPPGLRVAAGPEVNVKALRGIPLATLEGEGSFRTELNALAKKAGITFNLQVECSSFPLLARFVARGNVAAILPNIAEEDLLEAGVNAVALPFLKRFSRPMCLATNARLIRIRPVLGQVAAVLSQLCRF
- a CDS encoding DUF4832 domain-containing protein, with amino-acid sequence MAFESCWDMRKWKQEGWDISYIFDYALRCHASYVNNKSAPIPEGARPEIEKFLRRLGYRLVVRSLEHLATVRVGDELPLTVTWENIGVAPPYRDYRVAFRLTKRGGSTTRLLTFVSENSIRGWLPGPRTTESAVQVPAGTEPGE